In Streptomyces sp. 840.1, one DNA window encodes the following:
- a CDS encoding M23 family metallopeptidase yields the protein MASNKPAPEAPSRFVPEHGNDFGTGPGAPYGTHHGTAYGTDHGTAYGTAFGTDRGSEFGNGFRADEAEADRAWEEWNPTEESVRPVRGKHRVAKQRNGLARSSTVLGVGVIAAVGAGGMASAQSKPPVSISLPDAISDKLPEAKSLPGVGALFSGESEAQKAEVATASAPLTTAGITTTEAEQGTTDAGEALRARILQQAEQQQNSADAEVKAAEEKAAAEKAAAEAKKQQDAAEAKAAAAKKKAAEEAKKKAEAVRLAKLAASYAIPTSSYTITSTFGEAGSMWSSGYHTGLDFAAPTGTPIKAIHSGTIKSAGWSGAYGYRTVLELEDGTELWFCHQSSIGVSVGQKVTTGDTIGRVGATGNVTGPHLHLEVHTPDGTGIDPMPWLRARGLTV from the coding sequence GTGGCGTCCAACAAGCCTGCCCCCGAAGCCCCCTCCCGGTTCGTTCCCGAACACGGAAATGACTTCGGAACCGGGCCCGGTGCCCCCTACGGCACCCACCACGGAACCGCTTACGGAACCGATCACGGGACCGCCTACGGAACCGCTTTCGGGACCGATCGGGGCAGCGAGTTCGGCAACGGCTTCCGCGCCGACGAAGCCGAGGCCGACAGGGCGTGGGAGGAATGGAACCCCACCGAGGAGTCCGTCCGCCCCGTACGCGGCAAGCACCGCGTCGCCAAGCAGCGCAACGGTCTCGCCCGTAGCTCCACCGTTCTCGGCGTCGGCGTCATCGCGGCCGTCGGCGCGGGTGGCATGGCCTCCGCCCAGAGCAAGCCGCCCGTGTCTATTTCTCTTCCCGACGCCATCTCGGACAAACTCCCCGAGGCCAAGTCCCTGCCGGGCGTCGGTGCGTTGTTCTCGGGTGAGTCCGAGGCGCAGAAGGCCGAAGTCGCGACCGCTTCCGCCCCGCTGACGACGGCCGGCATCACCACCACCGAGGCCGAGCAGGGCACGACGGACGCCGGCGAGGCGCTCCGCGCCCGCATCCTCCAGCAGGCCGAGCAGCAGCAGAACTCCGCCGACGCCGAGGTCAAGGCGGCCGAGGAGAAGGCCGCTGCGGAGAAGGCCGCCGCCGAGGCGAAGAAGCAGCAGGACGCTGCGGAGGCCAAGGCCGCCGCGGCGAAGAAGAAGGCTGCGGAAGAGGCGAAGAAGAAGGCGGAGGCGGTACGGCTCGCCAAGCTCGCCGCCAGCTACGCCATCCCCACCTCCTCGTACACGATCACCTCGACCTTCGGCGAGGCCGGTTCGATGTGGTCCTCCGGCTACCACACGGGCCTCGACTTCGCGGCGCCGACCGGTACCCCGATCAAGGCCATCCACAGCGGCACCATCAAGTCCGCCGGCTGGTCCGGCGCGTACGGCTACCGCACGGTCCTGGAACTGGAGGACGGTACGGAGCTCTGGTTCTGCCACCAGTCCTCGATCGGCGTCAGTGTGGGCCAGAAGGTCACCACCGGGGACACCATCGGGCGCGTCGGCGCGACCGGCAACGTGACCGGCCCGCACCTCCACCTCGAGGTCCACACCCCGGACGGCACCGGCATCGACCCGATGCCCTGGCTGCGCGCCCGGGGCCTGACGGTCTGA
- a CDS encoding PP2C family protein-serine/threonine phosphatase has translation MGKREQRRGRSPDEIRNRRFVRALPGLMLIGGLAFDLFTPPAFTAVPLFAAAPLIAAPFFSRAGTIRVGVGALLCVAGLRLSSGTLIRVVPFIELLTILTVSVLAVFINGVVRRSNEQLASARVIAATAMRAVLPTPSDRIGGLYVAARYEAAQADEFVGGDLFSVTDTPYGVRLVVGDVRGKGLDAVEAVAVIIGAFREAAEQERSLEGVAQRLERALARESSRRGGLDAVEGFVTAALAEIPQGSNRVRVVNRGHPEPLLLHSDGALEVLRPTLPALPLGMDLGVWPDRSDEWELPAGSTLLLYTDGLSEARDAAGVFYDPAERLRGRIFPGPEELLSALADDVRLHTGGVTTDDMALLAVVRPTEGQPDRRTTVKIVGLEGGAQ, from the coding sequence GTGGGGAAGCGGGAGCAGCGGCGGGGGAGGAGTCCGGACGAGATCCGGAACCGCCGGTTCGTCCGGGCGCTGCCGGGGCTGATGCTCATCGGCGGGCTGGCGTTCGACCTCTTCACCCCGCCCGCCTTCACGGCTGTACCCCTCTTCGCCGCGGCTCCGCTGATCGCGGCGCCGTTCTTCTCCCGGGCCGGCACGATCCGGGTCGGGGTCGGCGCGCTGCTGTGCGTGGCCGGGCTGCGGCTCTCCTCCGGAACGCTGATCCGCGTCGTGCCGTTCATCGAGCTGCTCACCATTCTCACCGTCTCGGTCCTCGCGGTCTTCATCAACGGGGTCGTACGGCGCAGCAACGAGCAGCTGGCCTCCGCACGGGTCATCGCGGCGACCGCCATGCGCGCGGTGCTGCCGACGCCGTCGGACAGGATCGGCGGGCTGTACGTGGCCGCGCGGTACGAGGCGGCGCAGGCGGACGAGTTCGTCGGCGGCGACCTGTTCTCGGTCACGGACACCCCGTACGGGGTGCGGCTGGTCGTCGGGGACGTGCGCGGGAAGGGTCTGGACGCGGTGGAGGCGGTGGCGGTGATCATCGGCGCGTTCCGGGAGGCCGCCGAGCAGGAACGGTCGCTGGAGGGGGTGGCTCAGCGGCTGGAGCGTGCGCTGGCGCGGGAATCGAGCAGGCGCGGCGGTCTCGACGCGGTCGAGGGGTTCGTCACCGCCGCGCTGGCGGAGATCCCGCAGGGCTCCAACCGGGTGCGCGTCGTCAACCGGGGTCACCCCGAACCGCTGCTGCTGCACTCGGACGGGGCGTTGGAGGTGCTGCGGCCCACGCTGCCCGCGCTGCCGCTGGGGATGGACCTGGGGGTGTGGCCGGACCGCTCCGACGAGTGGGAGCTGCCCGCCGGGTCGACGCTCCTGCTCTATACGGACGGCCTCTCCGAGGCGCGTGACGCCGCAGGGGTCTTCTACGATCCCGCCGAGCGGCTGCGCGGACGCATCTTCCCGGGCCCCGAGGAGCTGCTGTCGGCGCTGGCCGATGATGTGCGGCTGCACACCGGCGGGGTGACGACCGATGACATGGCGCTGCTCGCGGTGGTGCGCCCGACCGAGGGGCAGCCGGACCGGCGCACGACCGTGAAGATCGTGGGCCTGGAGGGCGGCGCCCAGTGA